A window of Oncorhynchus kisutch isolate 150728-3 linkage group LG10, Okis_V2, whole genome shotgun sequence contains these coding sequences:
- the LOC109897927 gene encoding glypican-1 — translation MDFVQALLFLCLSAIPLSADNASSKARSCSDVRQFYSGKGFTLNGVPQTEISGEHLRICPQGYTCCTSAMEETLSNLSRREFEGLVREAGRSLQASLNAQYRSFDTYFTDLLNSSERSLQESFLAKLSSLYSKNAPVFQDLYTDLRRYYRGSAVNLEETLNDFWARLLERLFKASALPQYTLTDDYLECVAKQTETLRPFGDVPRDLKSKVTRALVAARSFVQGLTVSGEVVRKVSQVPLSPECTRAMMKLVYCPHCRGLASVKPCANYCRNVMKGCLANQADLDTEWQNLIDTMLQVASSFSSDPSVDAVIYSLPLRISDAILYMQQNTEVFTSKVLQACGTPKVAGTQSSGSEERKKRVNPASTVMEYKPSPTAGVRLEMQISDVSSKLREMQQYWVQLPAALCSSKVAAGAASDDKCWNGMTKARYLLEVMGDGLASQINNPEVDIDITKPDMTIRQQIMQLKIMTNRLRNALNGNDVDFQDASDDVSGSGSGMCTGESCARNGPRVIVPKADSTRYYNHPENKKVKGTGTQTHPSILLLLLSLATLLRRR, via the exons GTGAGCACCTTCGGATCTGTCCCCAGGGGTATACCTGCTGTACCAGTGCCATGGAGGAGACCCTGTCCAACCTGAGTCGCAGGGAGTTTGAGGGCCTGGTCAGAGAGGCTGGACGCTCGCTACAGGCCTCTCTCAATGCACAGTACAGGAGCTTCGACA catACTTCACAGACCTCCTGAATAGCTCAGAGCGCTCCCTCCAGGAGTCcttcctggccaaactgagctcCCTCTACTCCAAGAACGCCCCTGTGTTCCAGGACCTGTACACTGACCTGCGTCGCTACTACCGCGGCTCCGCTGTCAACCTGGAGGAGACGCTCAACGACTTTTGGGCACGGCTGCTGGAGCGCCTGTTCAAGGCCTCCGCCCTCCCACAGTACACTCTCACTGATGACTACCTGGAGTGTGTGGCCAAGCAGACGGAGACCCTGCGGCCCTTTGGGGATGTTCCCCGCGATCTCAAGTCCAAGGTCACTCGGGCCTTGGTGGCGGCGCGGTCATTCGTCCAGGGCCTGACCGTCAGTGGAGAGGTGGTCCGCAAAGTCTCCCAG GTACCTCTCAGCCCAGAGTGTACCCGTGCCATGATGAAGCTGGTGTACTGTCCTCACTGTCGAGGCCTGGCCTCAGTCAAGCCATGTGCCAACTACTGCAGAAACGTCATGAAGGGATGCCTTGCCAACCAGGCCGACCTCGACACCGAGTGGCAGAACCTCAtcg ACACCATGCTGCAGGTGGCATCTAGTTTCAGTTCTGACCCCAGTGTGGACGCGGTCATCTACTCCCTCCCCCTCCGTATCTCAGACGCCATCCTCTACATGCAGCAGAACACAGAGGTCTTCACCAGCAAG GTGTTACAGGCCTGTGGGACCCCCAAGGTGGCAGGCACACAAAGTTCAGGGtctgaggagagaaagaagagagttaACCCCGCCAGCACCGTAATGGAGTACAAACCCAGCCCCACCGCAGGGGTCCGGCTGgagatgcag ATATCTGATGTGTCCAGTAAGCTGCGGGAGATGCAGCAGTACTGGGTCCAGCTGCCAGCTGCTCTGTGCAGTAGTAAAGTGGCAGCAGGAGCAGCTAGTGATGACAAGTGCTGGAATGGCATGACCAAGGCCAG GTATCTTCTTGAGGTGATGGGCGACGGCCTGGCCAGCCAGATCAACAATCCAGAAGTGGACATCGACATCACCAAGCCAGACATGACTATCCGCCAGCAGATCATGCAGTTGAAGATCATGACCAACCGTCTGAGGAACGCCCTCAACGGCAATGACGTGGACTTCCAGGATGCCA GTGATGACGTCAGTGGATCAGGAAGTGGAATGTGTACAGGCGAGTCGTGTGCCCGTAATGGACCTCGTGTCATCGTGCCCAAAGCAGACAGCACCAGATACTACAATCATCCTGAGAACAAGAAGGTGAAGGGCACAGGAACCCagacccacccctccatcctcctcctcctgctctcatTGGCTACACTGCTGCGCAGGCGATAA